One segment of Halococcus salsus DNA contains the following:
- the hutH gene encoding histidine ammonia-lyase, translated as MSGAEPVVLDGGSLTPEAVAAVARRGRTVAIADPAREAVRESRARVEEVLESGEAVYGLNTGFGQLVTERVPESERGRLQTNLVRSHASGVGRELDREEVRAMMVTRINALVKGYSGIREVVLDHFVAMLNRGVHPVVRSRGSLGASGDLAPLAHQALVLLGEGEAEVDGDRLDGAAALARAGLEPLSLVAKEGLALINGTQLSVGLGALCVVDAERALGGADVAGALTTEVTMGTTAACDPAIQDVRPHTGQATSARNVRTLTAGSAIVESHRNCDRVQDAYSIRCLPQVHGAARDAVAHLREAVETELNSATDNPLVFPGGAVDDRASGTENVNVLSGGNFHGAPLALRLDYVTNALTDLASIVERRVDRLLNPNLQEAHLPPFLTPNSGVRSGYMIAQYSAAALVNENRSLGSPSTDNTPVSGGQEDHVSMSAQSALNARTAVENLLTVVGIELLCGAQAMEFVDDGLAPGEGTGVAYETVRDEIAPLDDDRPLHAEIETASALVATGKLERDIEAETDRRVV; from the coding sequence ATGAGCGGGGCGGAACCGGTCGTCCTCGACGGCGGATCGCTCACGCCCGAGGCGGTGGCCGCGGTCGCCCGTCGTGGTCGGACGGTGGCTATCGCCGACCCCGCACGCGAGGCGGTCCGGGAGTCCAGGGCGCGGGTCGAGGAGGTGCTCGAAAGCGGCGAGGCGGTCTACGGATTGAACACCGGGTTCGGTCAGCTCGTGACCGAACGCGTTCCCGAGAGCGAGCGCGGGCGGCTCCAGACCAACCTCGTCAGGAGCCACGCCTCGGGCGTCGGGCGCGAACTCGACCGGGAGGAGGTGCGCGCGATGATGGTCACGCGGATCAACGCGCTCGTGAAAGGCTACTCGGGGATCCGCGAGGTCGTCCTCGACCACTTCGTGGCGATGCTCAACCGGGGCGTTCACCCGGTCGTCAGGTCCCGCGGCAGCCTCGGCGCGAGCGGTGACCTCGCGCCGCTGGCCCACCAGGCGCTCGTGTTGCTCGGCGAGGGCGAGGCCGAGGTCGACGGCGACCGGCTCGACGGGGCGGCGGCGCTCGCGCGGGCCGGTCTCGAACCCCTCTCGCTCGTGGCGAAGGAGGGGCTGGCGCTCATCAACGGCACCCAGCTCTCCGTCGGGCTGGGCGCGCTCTGTGTCGTCGACGCCGAGCGCGCGCTCGGGGGTGCGGACGTCGCCGGCGCGCTCACGACCGAGGTCACGATGGGGACGACCGCCGCCTGCGACCCGGCGATCCAGGACGTCCGCCCACACACGGGGCAGGCGACGAGCGCGCGTAACGTCCGGACCCTCACCGCCGGGTCGGCGATCGTCGAGTCACACCGCAACTGCGACCGCGTGCAGGACGCCTACTCGATCCGCTGTCTCCCGCAGGTCCACGGGGCGGCCCGCGACGCGGTCGCCCACCTCCGCGAGGCGGTCGAGACCGAACTCAACAGCGCGACCGACAACCCGCTGGTCTTCCCCGGCGGAGCGGTCGACGACCGGGCGAGCGGGACCGAGAACGTGAACGTGCTCTCGGGCGGGAACTTCCACGGCGCGCCGCTCGCGCTCCGGCTCGACTACGTCACCAACGCCCTCACCGACCTCGCGAGCATCGTCGAGCGCCGCGTCGACCGGCTGCTCAACCCGAACCTCCAGGAAGCGCACCTGCCACCGTTCCTGACACCGAACAGCGGCGTGCGCTCGGGCTACATGATCGCCCAGTACAGCGCCGCCGCGCTCGTCAACGAGAACCGCTCGCTCGGCTCGCCGTCGACGGACAACACGCCCGTGAGCGGTGGCCAGGAGGACCACGTGAGCATGAGCGCCCAAAGCGCGCTCAACGCCCGCACCGCCGTCGAGAACCTTCTCACGGTCGTGGGGATCGAACTGCTCTGTGGCGCACAGGCGATGGAGTTCGTCGACGACGGGCTCGCGCCCGGTGAGGGTACGGGGGTCGCCTACGAGACGGTTCGCGACGAGATAGCACCGCTCGACGACGACAGACCGCTTCACGCCGAGATCGAGACCGCGTCGGCGCTGGTAGCCACCGGGAAGCTCGAACGCGATATCGAGGCGGAGACGGACCGACGGGTCGTCTGA
- the hutI gene encoding imidazolonepropionase produces MIELTTVVHDASEVVVGPGADAPLERYENAAIAVVDGRVAAVGPSEAVTDEYPPENANHAVDATGRSVIPGFVDAHTHGLFAGDRSDEFAAKLGGERYQAILADGGGILRTVRAVREASDDEILANLLTHLDTMLAHGTTTVEVKSGYGLDTETELRMLDVIRRADERHPIDVVPTFMGAHAVPTDTDAETYTDRVVDEQLPAVADQGVAEFCDVFCEEDVFSVAQSRRVLEAGMGRGLTPKVHAEEFVRLGGARLAAELGAASADHLLHANGDDRAALAEAGVTPVLLPGTAFSLGAEYANARGFLDDGGAVAVATDFNPNCHSQSMGFAIALACVGMGMTPAEALVAGTHGGARALDRTGETGTLREGLPADIAVVDGPSHVHVPYNFGVNTVETVLKSGEPVDGGRR; encoded by the coding sequence ATGATCGAACTCACGACGGTGGTCCACGACGCGAGCGAGGTCGTCGTCGGACCCGGCGCGGACGCGCCGCTCGAACGGTACGAGAACGCCGCCATCGCCGTCGTCGACGGTCGGGTGGCCGCGGTCGGGCCGAGCGAGGCGGTCACCGACGAGTATCCGCCGGAGAACGCCAACCACGCCGTCGACGCGACCGGGAGGAGCGTGATTCCGGGGTTCGTCGACGCCCACACGCACGGCCTGTTCGCGGGCGACCGCTCGGACGAGTTCGCGGCGAAACTCGGTGGCGAACGGTACCAGGCGATCCTCGCCGACGGTGGTGGTATCCTCCGAACCGTCCGCGCCGTCCGCGAGGCGAGCGACGACGAGATCCTCGCGAACCTGCTGACCCACCTCGATACGATGCTTGCCCACGGCACGACGACCGTCGAGGTCAAATCCGGCTACGGCCTCGACACCGAGACCGAACTCCGGATGCTCGACGTGATCCGCCGGGCCGACGAACGCCACCCGATCGACGTCGTACCGACGTTCATGGGTGCCCACGCCGTTCCGACGGACACCGACGCCGAGACGTACACCGACAGGGTGGTCGACGAGCAGCTCCCCGCGGTCGCCGACCAGGGGGTCGCCGAGTTCTGCGACGTCTTCTGCGAGGAGGACGTCTTCTCGGTCGCCCAGTCACGCCGCGTGCTCGAAGCCGGGATGGGGCGGGGGCTCACACCGAAGGTCCACGCCGAGGAGTTCGTCCGGCTCGGCGGCGCGCGGCTCGCGGCCGAGCTGGGTGCGGCGAGCGCCGACCACCTCCTCCACGCGAACGGCGACGACCGCGCGGCGCTCGCCGAGGCGGGTGTCACGCCCGTGCTCCTCCCCGGGACGGCCTTCTCGCTCGGCGCGGAGTACGCGAACGCGCGGGGTTTTCTCGACGACGGCGGAGCGGTCGCGGTGGCGACCGACTTCAACCCGAACTGTCACTCACAGAGTATGGGCTTCGCCATCGCGCTCGCCTGTGTCGGGATGGGAATGACACCCGCCGAAGCGCTGGTCGCCGGCACACACGGCGGGGCTCGTGCCCTCGATCGGACGGGTGAGACGGGGACGCTTCGGGAGGGGCTGCCCGCGGACATCGCGGTCGTCGACGGGCCCTCACACGTCCACGTCCCGTACAACTTCGGCGTGAACACGGTAGAGACGGTGCTCAAGTCCGGCGAGCCCGTCGACGGAGGCCGGCGATGA
- the hutG gene encoding formimidoylglutamase → MSLRDPPVWNGPSGDPNDVQFGDVVEPISSDDADGFDAVLVGEPYDGAVIGRRGAREGPAALRDALAGVKTHHFGAGAVGSVGDCGDVDVPDGDVGRVQEAVLERTRDLHASDALPVFLGGDNSLTYPNAAPLLPASLGVINFDAHLDCRELRGGPTSGTPYRQLHEAGLDAYACVGARHFETSTTYAEYVAERGGTVVTSEAVGVDPENAAERALDAMGAVAAVYVSVDLDVLDVTAAPGVSAPTPGGVMSRELFEMLRTVAADDRVAGFEVVECAPPLDTDGRTAAAGARAIAHFLSGDDGGRP, encoded by the coding sequence ATGAGCTTGCGCGACCCACCAGTGTGGAACGGGCCCTCCGGCGACCCGAACGACGTGCAGTTCGGGGACGTCGTCGAACCGATATCCTCCGACGATGCCGACGGATTCGACGCCGTTCTCGTCGGCGAACCGTACGACGGCGCAGTGATCGGTCGTCGTGGTGCGCGCGAGGGACCGGCGGCGCTCCGCGACGCGCTCGCCGGGGTCAAGACCCATCATTTCGGTGCGGGAGCCGTCGGTTCGGTCGGCGACTGTGGCGACGTCGACGTTCCGGACGGCGACGTCGGTCGGGTGCAGGAGGCGGTTCTCGAACGAACGCGCGATCTACACGCCAGCGACGCGCTGCCGGTCTTCCTCGGTGGCGACAATTCCCTCACGTATCCGAACGCGGCCCCGCTCCTCCCGGCGTCGCTCGGCGTCATCAACTTCGACGCCCATCTCGACTGCCGCGAGCTGCGGGGAGGCCCGACGAGCGGGACGCCCTATCGGCAGCTCCACGAGGCGGGGCTCGACGCCTACGCCTGCGTCGGCGCACGGCACTTCGAGACCTCGACGACGTACGCCGAGTACGTCGCCGAGCGGGGTGGGACGGTCGTCACGAGCGAGGCGGTCGGTGTCGACCCCGAGAACGCCGCCGAACGCGCGCTCGACGCGATGGGGGCCGTGGCGGCGGTCTACGTCAGCGTCGACCTCGACGTGCTCGACGTGACGGCCGCACCGGGTGTGAGCGCGCCCACTCCCGGCGGGGTCATGTCACGCGAGCTGTTCGAGATGCTGCGGACGGTCGCGGCCGACGACCGCGTGGCGGGTTTCGAGGTCGTCGAGTGTGCACCGCCGCTCGACACCGACGGCCGAACCGCCGCCGCGGGCGCACGAGCGATCGCGCACTTTCTCAGCGGCGACGACGGAGGTCGACCATGA
- the hutU gene encoding urocanate hydratase has translation MSRQGSVPADGGVGEPSERWRAYRGAPTGTDIECEGWRQEAALRMLNNNLDPEVAEKPEDLVVYGGTGRAARSWDAYDAILDELRELGDEETLLVQSGKPVGRFRTHERAPRVLIANSNLVGKWDTWEQFHELEAEGKIMYGQMTAGSWAYIGTQGIVQGTYETLAELGRQEYGGDLGGKIVATGGLGGMSGAQPLAVTMNRGVCLVAEVDARRIERRLETDYLMERAASLDEALDAATAAAEAAEPYSVAVEMNVADMLETMVEREFVPDIVTDQTSAHDELEGYYPSGYTVDEADELRDSDPERYVEASLDTMERHVDAILELQDRGAVAFEYGNNLRGQVEEHRDHGNAFDFPGFVPAYIRPMFCRGRGPFRWAALSGDPADIRRTDEAVTELFPGNDSLTRWIELAQEHVSFQGLPSRVCWLGYETDESGITERARFALRINELVAEGEISAPVVVTRDHLDAGSVASPHRETEAMRDGTDAVADWPILNALLNCAAGADIVSVHDGGGVGIGNALHTNNHVVLDGTQLAAEKARRVFTTDPGMGVVRHADAGYEDALDEADRSDVAVPMRDRG, from the coding sequence ATGAGCCGACAAGGATCCGTCCCGGCCGACGGTGGGGTGGGTGAGCCGTCCGAGCGGTGGCGTGCGTATCGGGGCGCGCCCACCGGTACCGATATCGAGTGTGAGGGGTGGCGACAGGAGGCCGCCCTCCGAATGCTCAACAACAACCTCGACCCCGAGGTGGCCGAGAAGCCCGAGGACCTCGTGGTCTACGGGGGAACCGGCCGCGCGGCCCGGAGCTGGGACGCCTACGACGCTATCCTCGACGAACTCCGTGAGCTGGGCGACGAGGAGACCCTCCTCGTCCAGTCGGGCAAACCCGTCGGTCGATTCCGAACGCACGAACGTGCACCCCGCGTCCTCATCGCGAACTCGAACCTGGTCGGGAAGTGGGACACCTGGGAGCAGTTCCACGAACTCGAGGCCGAGGGCAAGATCATGTACGGCCAGATGACCGCCGGCTCGTGGGCGTACATCGGCACCCAGGGGATCGTGCAGGGCACCTACGAGACCCTCGCCGAACTCGGTCGTCAGGAGTACGGAGGCGACCTCGGGGGGAAGATCGTCGCCACCGGCGGTCTCGGCGGGATGAGCGGTGCACAGCCCCTCGCGGTGACGATGAACCGCGGCGTCTGTCTCGTCGCCGAGGTCGACGCCCGTCGTATCGAACGCCGGCTCGAAACGGACTACCTGATGGAACGTGCGGCGAGCCTCGACGAGGCGCTCGACGCCGCGACGGCGGCGGCGGAGGCGGCCGAACCCTACAGCGTCGCCGTCGAGATGAACGTCGCTGACATGCTCGAGACGATGGTCGAGCGCGAGTTCGTCCCCGACATCGTGACCGACCAGACGAGCGCTCACGACGAGCTCGAAGGCTACTATCCGAGCGGCTACACGGTCGACGAAGCCGACGAACTCCGCGACTCCGACCCCGAACGCTACGTCGAGGCGAGCCTCGACACGATGGAACGCCACGTCGATGCGATCCTCGAACTCCAGGATCGGGGCGCGGTCGCGTTCGAGTACGGCAACAACCTCCGTGGTCAGGTCGAGGAACACCGCGACCACGGGAACGCGTTCGACTTCCCCGGGTTCGTACCGGCGTACATCCGTCCGATGTTCTGTCGCGGTCGCGGGCCGTTCCGCTGGGCGGCGCTGTCGGGCGACCCCGCCGACATCCGCCGCACGGACGAGGCCGTCACGGAGCTGTTCCCCGGGAACGACTCGCTCACCCGCTGGATCGAGCTCGCACAGGAGCACGTCTCGTTCCAAGGACTCCCCTCGCGGGTCTGCTGGCTCGGCTACGAAACGGACGAGAGCGGCATCACCGAGCGCGCACGCTTCGCGCTTCGCATCAACGAACTGGTCGCCGAGGGCGAGATCTCGGCCCCGGTCGTCGTCACACGCGACCACCTCGACGCGGGCAGCGTCGCCAGCCCCCACCGCGAGACCGAGGCGATGCGCGACGGCACCGACGCGGTCGCCGACTGGCCCATCCTCAACGCGCTGCTCAACTGCGCCGCGGGCGCGGACATCGTGAGCGTCCACGACGGCGGCGGTGTCGGCATCGGCAACGCGCTCCACACGAACAACCACGTCGTGCTCGACGGCACCCAGCTCGCCGCCGAGAAAGCCCGTCGCGTCTTCACGACCGACCCCGGCATGGGCGTTGTCCGCCACGCCGACGCGGGCTACGAGGACGCACTCGACGAGGCCGACCGCTCCGACGTGGCCGTACCGATGCGGGACCGAGGATGA